The following is a genomic window from Pseudomonadota bacterium.
CATTAAGCAGCTTTTTGACCTGGGCATCCAGCTCGATTGTGATTTCTCTTTCCAGTGCATTATTATTGTTTATGAAGAGTTTCATTGCAGGGAGTTTTCCCGGGAAACATCCATCAGGCCCTGCCAGAATTTGCAAACCTGATGACAGTGGTTTTCCTTCTGATAGGTTTATATGTACTCCCAAGGATATTTCCTCGTTGTCGAGCGATTTTATGCGCCGGATGGCATCGTTAAACGCCGGTCCGTTCGGGAGGATGCTTATACTTGTCACAACACCCTTATTAATGGCCTCAAATATGCCTGCATTTCTTGCCTCATCGGCGCCGCAGTCATCAGCGTTTATAATGAGTTTTTTCATCGAGGCCTCGCAGCGCGGATAAAAAGGCTACGAAAAACATATCTGCCATTGGAGGCTTCGATAAATTCGGATTGTCCGGAGGCACGGAGTTTCAGAAAATATTCCATGAGCCCGCCATTCATAACATTGTATTCTTCGGCGGTAAAGGGTCTCTCTGTCTCGTGTACTATTGTGACTTCCCGGAACAGCTCTTTGAGCCGACTCAAAAGGGCAGAGGGGTTAGCGAGCGAGATAGCAAGAAGCCACAGTCTGCCGCTCTCAGGCTCAAGAAAATCTCCGGCGCCATCGATTGCTTTGAAAAGATGAAGTGTACCATCGGATCCTCCATAGCGTGGGCCGAATGGTCCAGGGGCAGGGGTTTGCGGAGGGGTGGCAATAATTACATCAAACCGGTTGTTTTCTTCTGCTGCATGAGGTTTTTCTTTTAATGCCTCATACCAGGAGCCGGCATAAACATTAATCAGCCCGCCTACTCCGTTTTTCTGTGCGTTTATCGTTGTGGTTTCGAGTGATAGCGGATCAATGTCTACGGCAACAACATTTCTCGCACCAAGCTTTGCCGCTGCAATGGAAAGCAGCCCTGAACCGCTGCCAAGATCGAGGACCCTTTCTCCAGGCTGAATGTCGAGGAGTTTTGCCAGTTCGATACTCGACGAAAACGGCGGATGAACGCTATCGGGGACCTCAAGTTTAATAGCGCCCGTGGGAAGCTCAATGGAAATTTCTTTTGCACTGAGTTTTTTGCTGTACCTTCTGATCGCTGAAGAGAGCATCTTTTCTATCAGTTCAGGATAGCTGATCCCGGCCCATCGGGCTGAGATGGCAAAGGCTTCGAGAGGCTCAAGGCTTGGTGTTACATTGGTTTCAAGGAAGAAAAAGGTTCCTGCCGGTGAAAGTCTTATATCAAAGCGGGCATAGTCCCTTAGACCAAGGGTCTTAAAGGCAAGGCGTGCATAACCCTCAAGTTCGTGCAACAGAGAAGGCGATAGCTCTGCACGGGATGCAGCGGGTCTTGTCTTCCCTGAAGGTTCAAGGAGCTTTAATTTCTCGGCAAGGAAGACATCCTCTGATGTCG
Proteins encoded in this region:
- a CDS encoding 50S ribosomal protein L11 methyltransferase; protein product: MSLLMNLHKRVYTTVGIIHTAGSPCRCAEAIEGGLNALGHEVMVANSEEIIFQALELARSCDLIVDHSDTFLGRGYVRFVVRSILETRGARIVGSGSRACRLADNKIAAKTRLGKAGIPTPPGFAVTSDTWNVPPWLQPPFVIKAAFEHMSRGIRLAYTEEEARTRAANLIEQAQQPVMVESYITGRELAISVIEGPDGLIVLPPLEWYSTSEDVFLAEKLKLLEPSGKTRPAASRAELSPSLLHELEGYARLAFKTLGLRDYARFDIRLSPAGTFFFLETNVTPSLEPLEAFAISARWAGISYPELIEKMLSSAIRRYSKKLSAKEISIELPTGAIKLEVPDSVHPPFSSSIELAKLLDIQPGERVLDLGSGSGLLSIAAAKLGARNVVAVDIDPLSLETTTINAQKNGVGGLINVYAGSWYEALKEKPHAAEENNRFDVIIATPPQTPAPGPFGPRYGGSDGTLHLFKAIDGAGDFLEPESGRLWLLAISLANPSALLSRLKELFREVTIVHETERPFTAEEYNVMNGGLMEYFLKLRASGQSEFIEASNGRYVFRSLFIRAARPR